The Spea bombifrons isolate aSpeBom1 chromosome 7, aSpeBom1.2.pri, whole genome shotgun sequence genomic interval TAAATATGCCAAAACCGtctagtgatttaaaaaaaatatttttttgaagatTCATCTAATTTCAAGACTGGATTTTGAAATTGTTCTGAGAAATAAAAGTTACGGGAATTATAATGATACTATAGTGTGTATTTATCGAGGGCGCACGAcgggtgatgatgatgatgatgatgttggATCCCCACCAGACGGTCCACACAGGAGACTCCGCTCTAGGTACGTACTAGAGAAATGACTTAATCTGCTTCTGAGTTATTGCCCCCCCCACTCCTGTTGgacattatgtttcttttaatcTATTGAGAAAATGAGAACTCTGCAGAGCATTGATGGTTTGGTGTAGCCTGTGCAGACTATCGCACCCCCACATTCTGTGGAACCATGTCACGCGCATGTTGCGGGGAGGATAAGGTGTGTACCCCGGGCCTTCCTTTGGATCGTCATCACTTCGGAGGCCGATGCCGCGGGACACATTGTGATGGCTCTTTTCCTGCCATCGCCGCGATGCAAGGTGTGGTTGGGAGACATGATGCTGGAGAGGGGGGAGCGGGACTAATACTGCCGTCTGAGAGCGTAATTACGGGGAATACGTCATGCCTTGCTTTGTTTAGCGTCCAATACTCACCCCCCCCTGCCAGAGACCAAATGGAAAGTGGTGGAGCGCAGAGTAAGAAgacatactatatataaattcaGAAGACATACTAAGCCCCCTCCGCATATGAATGTGTTTCTGTGCGCTATACTGAAAAAGCGTCTAGAGCGGTGTTATATATGGGAGTTTTAGTTGTAGTTGAGGAATTCCGCTCCCTGCCGTCTAGTGAtgaagaatagaaaaaaaaggggggggatcAATTGCCGGTTTAAATATCAGTTTTTTAGAAAGGAACGTTAAAAGGGTTTTCAACGAGAATATGATTCGCTGCAGCAGCCAGACATTGGGGAATTAGTACAGTAATTAGGTTTCCCTTTCACTCTTACAATAAATTGGAATTCTAAGAAACTCTCCGCTGAAAGCCTGAGAACTTCCTTTGCCGTGTTACCGGGAAGCGGCTTTGTAAACGTTTCCCATGTGTTCTGCCGGGGGTCCGCGTGTAATACGGCCTGTCCTCTGCGTAAACAGCTGGAGCGATGCTGGAGACGCTTCCCGATATTTCAAGAGCATTTCCCTTTCTGGGAAGACACTCATTCCCCTGATCATCGGATTtatttacacccccccccggaCAGCTAACGATCACCGGCTGTAGGGGGGTCATGACTGAGAAGCAGGCCCTTGggctttatgaaaaaaaaaggtaaaaaaaaaaaagaaggagaaatggCTCGTCTTTCTGAATTTTTGAAATGTATCTCACAATTATCGTTCGAACACAAATGATGAAAGGGATACTCTTACACAAGCTGAGTAACGCAAAACctaaataccccaaaaatgaGCCTTTAATCTTCTCTCCCGGCTGAAAACAGATGTTCCCAGTTTTATTATAAGCTGTTCACGTGAACTTGAGTTTTCTTAAAATTCCACTTAAGGCCGAACTCTGCGGCCTCCTAATTACTCAGCGATCACCGTGGCGCTGAAATCGTTAACGGATTTAATTGTTAGCTGTTTTCCACaatcactgcccccccccaacaaaaatctgaaaaacaggaatcagcCTCCGGTTTTCACCAAGAAGCAAAATCTAACTTTTTTTGTCGGAAAAGATAGGGGTTTCCTGTTAAATATGCCTAGTGCGTGGCTTTGATGTGATTGGACAGAAGCCTATGCTGCCTCAACTGCACCCCCTACTGGAcacatctatacatatatatatatttataatatataatatcttataatatataatatatatcttataatatataatataatatagatctttatatatatatatatatatatatatatatatatatatataattatattatagaaaaaaatatatacggtaCTGAAGCCACTACTAAAAGTATATTCTGGCTACTTAAGGAACAAACCCAATTTAGAGAGGAATACATTTtgcaaaactatttattttataattattattattattattattataggaaTTTGTTCATTAAAGGCCAATATTCCCAGTTTGCCTTGAAAAGTAAACTGGAAAATAGAATCTTTTAGAAAGGTTTTTCTAGAGAATCCAGAAAACGACAATCGATTACACTCCGGGTTCATGTTTTGCACGTAAGCTGATCAGAGAAATCCTTGACGTTTGGCAGATTTTGAGATCTAAAGCACAGGTTTGGGGATTTTCAGATCCTCTGCTTAGTTCTGAACCACAGGGAACGGTTAAGAAGAGGACGccctacaatttttttttttaaatgcctttgataaaaaaaaaaaaatcatttctgtatttttggcCCCAGAAATTTAGAGCTGGGCTAGTAGGACGTGCTTGAGAACGTTCTTCTTAAGGGTGATAAGATATTTTTGAGAACCAATAGGTTCATAAAATGAATCCggcaaagttttttattctgaaacGTATTATCTGGAGCGAGACCATACACCGAACTTCACAAGGATGAGCAGCTGGTGTTTAAGAACGCTTCTATATTTTGATCTCATGGATCTTTCTATGTCTGCCTTCcttgacaaaaaaatattattaaatcagaGGGATGGAGAGGGTCTTCTTCTCCGTTGTTGATACGGATCCTGCTAGAATTTCAGTTGAGAGCCTCTGTCTGTTTGATCGAAAAATTCAGAGATGGGGGGGGTGGAgatggctgaaaaaaaaaaggaaaaagggggTGGGAAACTGCAACACAAAAACAACCATTTCCTTtcggagagacagagaggaaacaaattaacagaattccatgccaaaaatatttatatccgtaacaaaaaaaaaaacttcctatCAGCTGCTACCTCCCCTGGCTGTTCCTCTGCCTACAGCCCTGACACAGAGAGCAGACACACTACACGGCTCCTCCATCATCTCGCAGCTGCTGGATAAACTGGTCCTTTGGCCCCCGTCAATTTTATAaaggattttctttttgttgtcgTCCATAGAAGAGATTCTTTGCTTCTCCTGCATCTGGAACGTGTGGCACCTCTACGCTGCCATCGTTACAGACGCCCTCTTTGCTCGAGGGGCTTGCGAGCTGTTAAGTGGGCTTGCGAGAGGGAGGCCACATCTGGAACACATCTGTCTCCTTGGGGCGTGAGAAGAAGAGGGTCTGGTTTGGCACGTTAGCCGGAGCTCGTAGTTCTTTGGGGGTCCGGACAGGAATGCTCTTGCATCCTGGTGTGGAGGAGGTAGAAGTTACTTTGCAGGAGTGCGGATAGAggtcttctgtcttctatctCCTTTTCATGGGACTTCTAAGTCAGCTGCCTGGGCAATACTATTCCTGGGGGGCTGTCGACTCTCAGAATGAGTGGAGATGTCCTCTAGCCGCTCCTGACCCTGTCCGGAGGAGCAGGGGTCCTGTTTGAGGATCTGGAAGCTCAGAGGGAACGGGCGATGGGCATGCAGAGGTTGGTGGCTGTGGCAGTCACGGTGGCTTTGGTGTCACTCATTCTAAATAACGTGGCTGCCTTCACCCCAAACTGGGTGTACCAGACTCTGGAGGAAGGACGCAAGCGCACCGTCGGACTGTGGAAGATGTGCTTGGCTGGAAGAGGGGTGCTGGCACCTAACCCTCGGCCGGGGCAAGGGGAAGAACGGGAATGCCACTCCATTGGCTGGGGGTCAGAGATCTCTGGTTTGCAGGAATCCCGCAACACAGTCAAACGTGAGTATCCGTATATCACAATCAAGCCTTCACCTGCAAGCTGCGGAGACACACTAccgctcaaaagtttggggtcacttagcccttttcattattattattattatcttttatttatatagcgccaacaagttacgcagcacttaatacaatacatatatacaaggggtctgacaagacgagaattgacagactgagacaaaccgatacattaggtggagagatcatggaaaacaaggacatttctggctgtaacataattgcaaaacggttttctaaccatcaattagtcttttaaacttGAACTTGtattagtgaacacaacgtgccattagaacataggagtgataaagggccattggaacacaggagtgataggagtgatgggagtgatagagggccattggaacacaggagtgatgggagtgataaagggccattggaacacaggagtgatgggagtgataaagggccattggaacacaggagtgatgggagtgataaagggccattctatgaggagattccattaaaaatcagccatttccaggtACAATAgtgatttacaacattaaccccgtctgagctggatttctgatccatttcatgttattttaatggacaaaatgtgcattTCTTTTAAAGTCAAGGAAATTTCTACGTGAATCCAAACTTTAGAACGGGTAGCGTAGTGTTACTCAATATCTTTAACAATACGAGTATTTGCTTTCTCGGAAAAAGACGCCTAAAACGCTCACCTCATGTGATCTCTTACACTGCGAGACAACCAGGGGCTCGGGGAGATGAATCATTAATCaattccaaaaagaaaaatccaaataaaacacGGCTTCTCTCAAACATTCTTCCTGCACATCACAGATACGCGTCCCGTCTAAACTATAACACGGATTAGACAGAAGAATAACATAGAAATACGGCAGATTCCCCACTTCTGGGGTGAAATCTCCTCGTTTTAGCATATTTTAGAACAGATCACGCAGGAAGCGAGAAAATAATAGATTTAATACATTGTAACACATAGAGGATCCTAGAACCAGTAGGGTTACCCACAGCATCTCCTGTGCTGAAGAGTATCTATGGAAATAACCAGTTTAATGAGTGGGCCACTCAGTCCTAGGAGGCATCACTCCACTCAGCGAGTGCAGCAAGTCTCAGGCCAGGTTTTATTTCTAGCGTTAAGACAGCCTGAATATCCAATGGTATGATGAACTATatacaggataaaaaaaatattaatgtattcatgttatagtgattaaaaaataaattgttataataataatgtgatattaTGGTCTGGCTCAACAGATACCTGGCTGGTTAACATAATGAACATTGAAGAAAGATATATGGTATTAAAAACCATGTCATTGATGTTTAATACTATAGAATACTTTGTACGGCGATACGTTAAAGGCGCGCTCCTGCTTCCCAATGATCCATTCTCTGGGAAGATCCAGGGCCCTGGGCACCAGTGAAATCTggtatttgccccccccccattccaagCGGGAATTTGTATCCGTGACATTTAATGGTTAACTCTTGCGTGACCGGGTACTGAAATTGGGATGGTATAAGAACGATTAAAGGGCTTGTGCTCTCTACAGCAAGGGAAGGGTAAAGAGAAAAGGGCTCAGATTGCATGAGGTCATTGGTAATAAAACATTCATCATTCATTTTCCCTCCCCCACCAATGTTCCCCCGGAGGTCAAACACCACATGCAGAAAGCTGGTTTTTAAACAGTTTCcagctttgtaaaaaaaaaaaaaaaaaagaaaaatctattaGTGCAGAGTGGAAGGGAGAGAGCAGATCCCAGGTAGGTGAGGTCCGAACCGCACAAAGACCATCTGACAACGGCCATTACCGCCATGCTTTGGGAGTCCGATGGTTTTATCTCCGGGTAACATAACAGAATAAAACTGTTTACGCCAAACACCGCCTGGTCCTCCTCTCTGTGGTTTTTATGCAGAACAGACAATCCCGTAGACTTATTGGTTCTCAAACATCTTATTACCCTTAGGAGGAACATTCTCAAGAGCTTCCTACTAGCCAGAGATTCCGTTCCTTACCTTTTGCTATGACACAGCTCTGTGACAAATATCGTGCGCGATCTTAAAACCCATAACGTAGTCTATGGTCATATCacgcgctatatatatatatatgtgtgttatttcTCAAACCTGCGCTAAAACCATGGTTTGATGATCACTACAAGTTCCACAAAGGCCAGAGAGCTACCAGCGGGTACTGGATATACATGGTTGCCCAGCTTGAGGCCCATCACCTGCTTTTGGACTAGAACTCCCATTGCGCTTAGTCATAAAGGCTACTAAAGACAGATGAGATCAACCCTCTAGACTACCATTCCCAGCATCCTCAAAAGTCCCTCAGCACTCTTCTAATGTAATGTTTCAATGGAAGTCAACCGGTCTGTCGATCCCGGGAGATGGTACAGCGCTGTGTAGTATGGTGGCTTTTTACGACTAATAATAACTTCCCCAGGGCCACAAAGCCAGACCAGCGTGGCAAACATGGCGAGCGTGGTGTTGTCTTCCTGGTGTTGGTGGATACGTTGCCTGCAGACACACGGTGTGTGAGATTAAACGTCTGTTCTGTCTTTCTCCCCAGTGCAATTTGACATGATGAGGGCCTGTAACCTCATAGCCACCGCCGCCCTGACAGCCGGCCAGCTCATCTTCCTCATGGGCCTTCTGGAGCTGCCGATGATCACTCAGGACTCCCAGTGGTGGGAGGAAGCCATTGCAGCCGTGTTCCAGTTGGCTAGTAAGTGCCGCCGTCAAACCTTACGActatgaatgtaaaaaaataaatgcgtaCCCAGAACAGGGGCAGATGCACCCGAGTAAAAATAATCAGACCCCCCAATCCATCCCGATTACCCTTCTATACATCGCTGCATCAATTAAACACTCAAGCGCGTAGATAACTTCTCTTAAAGTACTCCGATAAGGCTCGACCCAAGTAAGGCGCTCCCTTTTTCTTCCAATTTAGTACAAAAGAGGTTCTGTAAATAAACACCATTCTGGGGCTAAGTTCTTAAAGTGGTCTTATCGTcatagcaactgctgactggaCAATACTTAGTGGATAAGGCCACTTTTAAAAGTTTGTACTTACAAGTTACTTCCAGCCGTAATAAGACATAATAgtccatttattatattattatttatcgtttatttatatagcgccaacaatttccgcagcACCATTCAATCtaaaaatgagaaatattataataatataatagtaatatattttaattatatcatCAATTGTCTAGTTAGTGACAGAGGTAGCGACGGACACCATCCGTTAACGGTTTCGATCCCAGGCAGGCAGCGGTAGACACGATCCTTCCGACCTCATTGAGATGTTAGAgggactgcccctttaagcGGCTTCCTCCGTACTCGTTCTCTATGAAtcagccccccccacccccttccattttttgtttcatgtccGAGGCTTTCCAGACCCAGTTTGCATAACAGGTAGTAACAGGCATTTCCTCGTCCTGGACGGGGACTTCCTGGCGCCCTCCAGTCTCTGTCCCTCGGCCCGGCGTTCACAGCAGACCGCGGCTCACAAAAAAGGAGGGAAGCGACAGGCAGGCTAAATTTAGCCGCGGGGAGCGTGCGGGTCGCTGTATGCCAACGAgagactaaataataataagagggaGAGCTTCCTTCCCGAGAAAAACAGGGACGCAGCAGCTAAACTGCGATAATGCTTTGTATCGGAGTACGGCTGAGAGCAACAGTACTTGGGGATGGAACATTACGACAATGTCCGAAGCAGACCAGATGTTAAGTAAGACTTTCCATGGCAAAGATATAAATCCATCAGTGGGTTTACATTAGGACTGTCCTACAAAAACCGGGGCACTTGGGAGGTGTGAACAGTTTAGCACAGAGCGAGTGATGGTAGGGATAGATGGACAGGCCATGAAGACAACACTGGAACCAGAAGGCGCAGAGCCAGCGGGGGTATTCTAGATCTTAAGCGTGTATCCGggtccttgtattttccaatcaGAGGATACATTTGGGGTCTTCAGACCTTCTCAATGTGTCGAAGAATTTAATCTGCCTTTACGCCTGTGGTGGGGGGTGACTGGGGGCACATCCTGACCACAGCAAGTATTATATTGGCCTGAATACGGCCAATGCCTTTTCTCAGAGTTCAGCCATCCAAGAAACTAATGTGTCACCTACAACAGGAATTCAACCAAAATCAGGTTTTCCTTGGACTTCATGTTTACGATTTCCAAAATTTTTCCAAAAACAGGCCAACTGATCTCTATCAAAGAGCTTCTTCAAAGATAAGATACATAATaagaatgtttgttttcttccagGTTTCGTGCTGGTCATAGGTCTGGTGACTTTTTACCGCATTGGTCCTCACACTCACTTA includes:
- the TMEM204 gene encoding transmembrane protein 204, with the protein product MGMQRLVAVAVTVALVSLILNNVAAFTPNWVYQTLEEGRKRTVGLWKMCLAGRGVLAPNPRPGQGEERECHSIGWGSEISGLQESRNTVKLQFDMMRACNLIATAALTAGQLIFLMGLLELPMITQDSQWWEEAIAAVFQLASFVLVIGLVTFYRIGPHTHLSWSCYMDIGACLLATLAAAILIWNILHRREDCMAPRVIVISRTLTARFRRGLENDYVESPC